The following proteins are co-located in the Fusobacteria bacterium ZRK30 genome:
- a CDS encoding LysR family transcriptional regulator, which produces MDLHYLRIFYEVAKECSFTKAAHNLYINQSAVSIQVKKFEELLGTKLFDRSSKKIKLTYSGEVLYKMSEDIFQKVKRVEKEMARIVEVDRARISIGATTIIGEPLLPKLMREFSKVYQEIEYDILIASKKEILERLRDGDIDVAIIDETHITDINLEIIDVGKFPLCLISAKDYRDIKEVADTPLIIRKQILKHNEAVTAIENNHEIEFKTKIPITGSLSMIKSFVREGVGNVVLPYYTVYDEVKSGEFKVIEKIDEVSDGYQIAITKDKRSLLEIIKFINFTKNFKII; this is translated from the coding sequence TTGGATTTACACTATTTAAGAATATTTTATGAGGTAGCTAAAGAATGTAGTTTTACAAAAGCAGCACATAATTTATACATAAATCAGTCGGCAGTATCTATACAGGTAAAAAAGTTTGAAGAACTACTAGGAACTAAGTTGTTTGACAGGAGTTCAAAGAAGATAAAATTAACTTATTCAGGGGAAGTTTTATACAAGATGAGTGAGGATATCTTCCAAAAAGTTAAGCGTGTGGAAAAAGAGATGGCAAGAATAGTAGAAGTGGATAGAGCCAGGATAAGTATTGGAGCTACAACTATCATAGGAGAACCACTACTTCCAAAATTAATGAGAGAATTTTCTAAAGTATATCAGGAGATTGAATACGATATCTTGATAGCTTCTAAGAAGGAAATTTTGGAAAGATTAAGAGACGGTGATATAGATGTAGCTATCATCGATGAAACCCATATAACAGATATAAATTTAGAGATTATAGATGTAGGCAAGTTTCCGCTATGTTTAATTAGTGCAAAGGATTACAGGGATATCAAGGAAGTTGCTGATACTCCTCTTATTATCCGTAAGCAGATATTAAAACATAATGAGGCTGTAACAGCTATAGAAAATAACCATGAAATAGAATTTAAAACTAAAATTCCAATTACTGGAAGTTTAAGTATGATCAAGTCTTTTGTCAGAGAAGGGGTTGGAAATGTGGTGTTACCTTATTATACAGTCTATGATGAGGTTAAATCAGGAGAATTTAAGGTTATTGAAAAGATAGATGAAGTATCAGATGGATACCAAATAGCTATCACAAAGGATAAAAGAAGCTTGTTGGAGATCATTAAATTTATAAACTTCACGAAGAACTTTAAAATAATATAA
- the rapZ gene encoding RNase adapter RapZ, protein MEILIITGMSGAGKSTALNYFEDRGYMTIDNMPCFFIDGFKLSVYRERIKNVAIGVDIRSFERTDEFLELLESLKGEGVSYKILYLDAKDEVILNRYNLTRRSHPLKKSNSIVENIYLERKMLSEIRELADIIIDTSDFTPKKMIENLKARLEYKKIRDLVLTITTFGFKYGAPIDLDMMFDTRSLQNPYYIDELRPKNGNDKVVQEYVMNGSGSEEYLKRIEEMLEFLLPHFIKEGKTHLTVGIGCSGGKHRSVTIASKLYEYFNKKENIKVLLNHREQERWSL, encoded by the coding sequence ATGGAAATACTTATTATAACGGGAATGAGTGGTGCAGGTAAATCAACAGCACTTAATTATTTTGAAGATCGAGGGTATATGACCATAGATAATATGCCTTGTTTTTTTATAGATGGGTTTAAGCTGTCTGTATATAGAGAAAGGATAAAGAATGTCGCCATAGGGGTCGATATCAGGTCTTTTGAAAGGACAGATGAATTTTTAGAGTTGTTAGAGAGTTTAAAGGGAGAGGGAGTTTCTTATAAGATCCTTTATTTAGATGCTAAAGATGAGGTGATATTAAATAGGTATAACCTAACTAGAAGATCTCACCCTTTGAAAAAGTCGAATTCTATTGTTGAAAATATCTATTTAGAGAGAAAGATGCTGTCTGAAATAAGAGAGTTGGCTGATATAATAATAGATACCAGTGATTTTACACCTAAAAAAATGATTGAAAATTTAAAAGCCAGATTAGAATATAAAAAAATAAGGGATCTGGTACTGACTATAACTACATTTGGATTTAAATATGGAGCCCCTATAGACCTGGATATGATGTTTGATACAAGATCACTGCAAAATCCATACTACATAGATGAACTGAGGCCTAAAAATGGAAATGATAAAGTTGTCCAGGAATATGTGATGAATGGAAGCGGGAGTGAAGAATATCTGAAGAGGATAGAGGAGATGCTGGAATTTTTATTGCCCCATTTTATAAAAGAAGGGAAAACTCATCTGACTGTTGGAATTGGATGCAGTGGAGGAAAACATAGGTCGGTGACTATAGCCAGTAAACTTTATGAATATTTTAATAAAAAGGAAAATATTAAGGTGTTATTAAATCATAGGGAGCAGGAGAGATGGAGTCTTTAA
- a CDS encoding alpha,alpha-phosphotrehalase — protein sequence MKDINKNLKDKVVYQIYPMSFMDTTGNGIGDIRGIISKLDYLENLGVDLLWLTPIYSSPKNDNGYDIADYYQIDPDFGTMEDFDLLLSEAEKRGMGILMDIVANHTSTEHIWFKKALAGEKKYQDYYVFREKEFVEDHPITSIFGGDAWKYIENLDLYYLHNFDKTQADLDWDNEEVRKETYKMMNFWLEKGVKGFRFDVIDMISKIWERCEMSNGPKLHEYIEEMADATYRNYDDTFTVGETWSADLEHAKKYSNLENTEFSTIFTFEHTMFGPDKWSTTIDLLKLKEIFEKWQKGMHNEGWNSLFYNNHDLPRAISRYGDDREEFRELSGKGLAILLHLMEGTPYIYQGEEIGMINRPWTREEMQDVEAINYFDMAVKKEEEKEVLKKIENISRDNARTPVQWEDSKNAGFTDGTPWIEVNESYKTINVKGALEDKNSIFYTYKELIKIRKKMDLIKNGTFDLIDRKSKEHFSYMREHQGKKLYVFANMTDKDIIISEMKDLEDGEVIISNYNETYKDGNLRPYEAFAIKVKSN from the coding sequence ATGAAAGACATCAATAAAAATTTAAAAGATAAAGTAGTATATCAGATATATCCTATGAGTTTTATGGATACTACCGGAAATGGAATTGGAGATATCAGGGGGATAATAAGTAAACTTGATTATTTGGAAAATTTAGGAGTAGATCTTCTATGGTTAACCCCTATCTACAGCTCACCTAAAAATGATAATGGCTATGACATTGCAGACTACTATCAGATCGATCCTGATTTTGGAACTATGGAAGATTTTGATCTGCTTTTATCTGAGGCAGAGAAAAGAGGGATGGGAATCCTTATGGATATAGTGGCTAATCATACATCTACAGAGCACATTTGGTTTAAAAAAGCTCTTGCAGGGGAAAAAAAATATCAGGATTATTATGTCTTCAGGGAGAAAGAATTTGTAGAAGATCACCCTATAACTTCAATATTTGGTGGAGATGCATGGAAGTATATTGAAAATTTAGATCTATATTACCTGCATAACTTCGATAAAACCCAGGCTGATCTGGACTGGGATAACGAGGAAGTAAGGAAAGAAACTTATAAGATGATGAACTTTTGGTTAGAAAAAGGAGTAAAAGGATTTAGATTTGATGTAATAGATATGATCAGTAAGATCTGGGAAAGGTGTGAGATGTCCAATGGTCCAAAACTCCATGAATATATAGAGGAGATGGCTGATGCTACTTACAGAAACTATGATGATACTTTTACTGTAGGAGAGACCTGGTCAGCGGATTTGGAACATGCTAAAAAATATTCTAACCTGGAAAATACTGAATTTTCAACTATTTTTACATTTGAACACACTATGTTTGGACCAGATAAATGGAGTACAACTATCGATTTATTAAAGCTGAAAGAGATCTTTGAAAAGTGGCAAAAAGGAATGCATAATGAGGGATGGAACTCACTTTTTTATAATAACCATGATTTGCCCAGGGCGATATCCAGATATGGAGATGACAGGGAAGAATTTAGAGAACTTTCGGGAAAGGGATTAGCAATCTTACTTCATTTGATGGAGGGGACACCATATATCTATCAAGGGGAAGAGATCGGAATGATCAATCGGCCTTGGACCAGGGAAGAGATGCAGGATGTAGAAGCTATAAACTATTTTGATATGGCAGTGAAAAAAGAAGAGGAAAAAGAGGTACTAAAGAAGATAGAGAATATTTCCAGAGATAATGCCAGAACACCAGTCCAGTGGGAGGACAGTAAAAATGCCGGATTTACAGATGGGACCCCTTGGATTGAAGTCAATGAAAGTTATAAAACAATAAATGTAAAAGGTGCGTTAGAGGATAAAAACTCTATATTTTATACCTATAAAGAGTTGATAAAAATCAGAAAAAAAATGGATCTTATTAAAAATGGTACTTTTGATCTGATAGATAGAAAATCTAAGGAACATTTTTCATATATGAGGGAACATCAGGGGAAAAAACTCTATGTTTTTGCTAATATGACAGATAAAGACATAATTATTTCGGAGATGAAAGATTTAGAAGATGGAGAAGTAATTATCTCAAATTATAATGAGACATATAAAGATGGGAACTTGAGACCATACGAAGCTTTTGCAATTAAGGTTAAAAGTAATTAG
- a CDS encoding ROK family protein: protein MIKRTMGNSDLIKRINISNIIEILKTQGLKSRADLAVLTGLTPASITKLTKKLIDLDILIESGIGVISGGRPPILLDINPHAGYILGITLSPNGIHGILSDVNGTVLTRENFILENKRKKHILNNLFTLISRLIDNVNRDKILGIGIALNGMVDYENGVSIFSPHYKWKNFNLRAVVEEEFSLPVIIDNDVRAMALGEHKNGIGIDEDNFVVINIGEGVGAGIVLNNRLYRGEGYSAGEIGHITIEKNSPHLCSCGKYGCLEAIVGSKRILNHVNAKAGESYMKDPSIEKICDLALSGDKFSLNILEEIAENLGYSLSFLVNLLNPKVIIIVGEINSGGELFYKKLMNRVKKYSLKTSTLDLKIIPSKLGSDAATIGATTLVYENLFKGRKILRV, encoded by the coding sequence ATGATAAAACGAACGATGGGTAATTCAGACCTGATTAAGAGGATAAACATCTCAAATATTATAGAAATTTTAAAAACTCAAGGATTAAAATCTAGGGCTGATCTGGCTGTTTTAACAGGCCTCACTCCTGCCAGTATCACTAAATTAACAAAAAAACTGATAGACTTAGATATCCTTATAGAATCCGGGATTGGCGTTATTTCTGGAGGAAGGCCGCCTATATTATTAGATATCAATCCTCATGCCGGTTATATCCTGGGAATCACCTTATCTCCCAATGGGATCCATGGGATTTTAAGCGACGTCAACGGTACTGTCTTAACTAGAGAAAATTTTATATTAGAAAATAAGAGAAAAAAACATATTTTAAATAATTTATTCACCCTTATTTCCAGACTTATCGATAATGTAAATAGGGATAAAATTTTAGGAATAGGAATTGCACTCAATGGGATGGTAGACTATGAAAATGGAGTTTCGATCTTTTCACCCCACTATAAATGGAAAAATTTTAATTTAAGGGCTGTAGTCGAAGAAGAATTCTCCCTCCCTGTAATTATCGACAACGATGTCAGAGCCATGGCATTAGGAGAGCATAAAAACGGGATAGGCATAGATGAAGATAATTTTGTAGTTATCAATATCGGAGAAGGGGTCGGAGCCGGTATTGTACTCAACAACAGACTTTATAGGGGCGAAGGATATAGTGCAGGGGAGATTGGTCATATAACAATTGAAAAAAATAGTCCTCATCTATGTTCATGCGGAAAGTATGGATGTCTGGAAGCTATTGTTGGAAGTAAGAGAATTTTAAACCATGTGAATGCTAAAGCAGGAGAGTCCTATATGAAGGATCCCAGTATAGAAAAAATATGTGATTTAGCACTAAGCGGAGACAAGTTTTCACTAAACATATTGGAGGAGATTGCAGAAAATCTTGGATATTCCCTCTCTTTTTTAGTCAATCTCTTAAACCCAAAAGTAATAATCATAGTTGGAGAGATCAATAGTGGAGGAGAATTATTTTATAAAAAATTAATGAATAGAGTAAAAAAATACTCATTAAAAACTTCTACGCTGGATCTAAAGATCATCCCTTCTAAATTAGGCAGTGATGCTGCTACTATAGGTGCTACAACCTTAGTCTATGAAAATCTCTTTAAAGGAAGAAAGATTTTAAGGGTTTAA
- the gmhA gene encoding D-sedoheptulose 7-phosphate isomerase — MNLIESYEIELNLLKDFIEKEKEEKLTEKVAKKLAEAFGNKNKVLICGNGGSNCDALHFAEEFTGRFRGDRRALPAISISDSSHITCVGNDFGFDEIFARGVEAYGKEGDFFIGLSTSGNSANVIRAVEEAKKLGMTTCVLLGKDGGMLKGMCDYEFIIPGQTSDRIQEIHMMILHIIIEGVERIMFPELY, encoded by the coding sequence ATGAATTTAATTGAGTCATATGAAATAGAATTAAATCTATTAAAAGATTTTATAGAAAAGGAAAAAGAAGAAAAATTAACAGAGAAAGTGGCAAAGAAATTAGCAGAAGCTTTTGGGAATAAAAATAAAGTACTTATCTGTGGAAATGGTGGAAGTAACTGTGATGCCCTTCATTTTGCAGAGGAATTTACAGGAAGGTTTAGAGGGGACAGAAGAGCACTCCCTGCAATCTCGATTTCAGATTCATCTCATATAACTTGTGTCGGAAATGATTTTGGTTTTGATGAAATATTCGCCAGAGGTGTAGAAGCTTATGGTAAAGAGGGAGACTTCTTTATCGGACTATCTACCAGTGGAAACTCTGCTAATGTAATAAGAGCAGTAGAAGAGGCTAAAAAATTAGGAATGACTACCTGTGTACTCCTGGGAAAAGATGGGGGGATGTTAAAAGGGATGTGTGATTATGAATTTATTATTCCCGGGCAGACTTCAGACAGAATACAGGAGATTCATATGATGATATTACACATTATCATAGAGGGTGTAGAAAGAATAATGTTTCCTGAGTTATATTAG
- the uvrC gene encoding excinuclease ABC subunit UvrC has protein sequence MESLIDRYEIPDLPGVYLMKGKKEVIYVGKAKNLKKRVSSYFKKVYIDKKTMELVDHIKDLEFIVCKSELDALILENNLIKKYMPKYNILLKDQKTYPYIKISLEKFPKISIIRRNKDLNIKNGDYFGPYPNGSGFLLKTLIKIFKIRDCNRDMKKTYPKPCLKYYMDRCMGPCVYKEIEERYKESVENAKYFLKGRGDKLLKQLKEDMDRFSRSMEFEKAIQYREQIKAIENSLKTQVTEVLKNIDEDVFVCKQDGDILFLTILKIRDGKILGVNNLRVDIPIEDDILVESFLRYYSNEKMPKNIILDSLFSEKKEILEGWGKNFLHINLKLYFPVVKSRRKKLLEMAYLNLEEEIKKYHNQKSVLEEGMKVLYKTLNLNKFPRKIECFDISNISGKDAVGAMSVAVEGKLAKKHYRKFKIKTKDTPDDYHMMREVIQRRYSKLAEIDLPDLILIDGGLGQLNAVEGVFFKLEKDDLVDIISIAKREEEVFKAGETSSYIFPKNSEALKILQRLRDEAHRFGITYHRNLRKKRVISSELDEVEGIGPKRKKDLLKRFKSVKRIKAATLEELLEIVPEKIAWQIKKVLN, from the coding sequence ATGGAGTCTTTAATAGATAGATATGAAATTCCAGATCTTCCTGGAGTTTATTTGATGAAAGGAAAAAAAGAGGTAATATATGTAGGGAAGGCTAAAAATTTAAAAAAAAGAGTTTCCTCATATTTTAAAAAGGTTTATATAGATAAAAAAACAATGGAATTGGTAGATCACATAAAGGATCTGGAATTTATAGTGTGCAAAAGTGAATTAGATGCACTTATTTTGGAAAATAATTTAATAAAAAAATATATGCCGAAATATAATATCCTCCTAAAGGATCAAAAGACCTATCCCTATATCAAGATATCTTTAGAGAAGTTTCCTAAGATCTCTATCATTAGAAGGAATAAAGATCTGAATATTAAAAATGGAGATTATTTCGGCCCCTATCCCAATGGGAGCGGATTTTTACTAAAGACTCTTATAAAGATATTTAAAATAAGGGACTGTAATAGAGATATGAAAAAAACATATCCTAAACCCTGCTTGAAGTATTATATGGATCGATGTATGGGTCCCTGTGTCTACAAGGAGATAGAGGAAAGATATAAAGAGAGTGTTGAAAATGCCAAATATTTTTTAAAGGGCAGGGGAGATAAGCTGTTAAAACAGCTGAAAGAAGATATGGATAGATTCAGCAGGTCTATGGAGTTTGAAAAAGCCATCCAGTATAGGGAACAGATTAAAGCCATTGAAAATTCATTGAAAACACAGGTGACGGAAGTTTTAAAAAATATAGACGAAGATGTATTTGTATGCAAACAGGATGGAGATATATTGTTTTTGACTATATTAAAGATCAGAGACGGGAAGATCCTGGGAGTTAACAATTTAAGAGTTGATATACCCATAGAAGATGATATTTTGGTGGAGAGTTTTCTGAGGTATTATTCCAATGAAAAAATGCCTAAGAATATAATTTTAGACAGTTTATTTTCAGAAAAAAAAGAGATATTAGAGGGATGGGGAAAAAATTTCCTCCATATAAACTTAAAACTATATTTTCCTGTGGTTAAAAGCAGGCGAAAAAAACTCTTAGAGATGGCATATCTCAATTTAGAGGAAGAGATTAAAAAATATCATAATCAAAAAAGTGTATTGGAGGAGGGAATGAAAGTCCTCTATAAAACTTTAAATTTAAATAAATTTCCTCGAAAAATAGAGTGTTTTGATATATCTAATATCTCTGGAAAAGATGCTGTAGGAGCCATGAGTGTAGCAGTTGAAGGAAAACTGGCAAAGAAGCATTATAGAAAATTTAAGATAAAAACCAAAGACACTCCTGATGACTATCATATGATGAGAGAAGTGATTCAAAGGAGGTATTCTAAGTTAGCTGAAATAGATCTCCCAGATCTAATCCTGATAGATGGAGGGTTGGGACAGTTAAATGCAGTGGAAGGAGTTTTTTTTAAGTTAGAAAAAGATGATTTAGTGGATATAATTAGTATAGCCAAGAGGGAAGAGGAAGTGTTTAAGGCCGGGGAAACCAGCTCCTATATCTTTCCTAAGAATTCAGAAGCTCTAAAGATATTGCAGAGGCTGAGAGATGAGGCTCATAGGTTTGGAATAACCTACCATAGAAATTTACGAAAAAAAAGGGTAATATCTAGTGAATTAGATGAGGTAGAAGGGATAGGTCCAAAAAGAAAAAAGGACCTCCTAAAAAGGTTTAAATCAGTGAAGAGGATAAAGGCAGCAACTTTAGAAGAGTTATTAGAAATTGTACCAGAGAAAATAGCGTGGCAGATAAAAAAGGTTTTGAATTAA
- a CDS encoding galactokinase, with product MLEKLIDDFKDKFGLGDVRTFFAPGRVNLIGEHTDYNGGHVFPCALSFGTYGVVRPRIDKKLRFYSNNFEDVGIVEVDLEHLIYDEKDNWTNYSKGVIKVFKDGGYNFKTGFDMLVFGNIPNGAGLSSSASLELLTSVILKGLYNLDIDMIEMVKMSQKAENEFVGVNCGIMDQFAIGMGEKDRAILLDCNTLEYIYAPVELGDASIIIANTNVRRGLADSKYNERRGECERSLEELQIKLDIKSLGDLTIEEFEENKELIKNKIDRKRARHAVYENQRTIEAVKKLNNGNIQRFGQLMNESHISLRDDYEVTGVELDTMVRLAWGEEGVIGARMTGAGFGGCTVNIVKNENIDSFIKNVGQKYKDEIGLTADFYVANIGDGARELI from the coding sequence ATGTTAGAAAAATTAATAGATGACTTTAAAGATAAATTCGGCCTAGGAGATGTGAGAACTTTTTTTGCACCTGGGAGGGTTAATTTAATCGGAGAGCATACGGATTATAATGGGGGACATGTATTCCCGTGTGCACTTTCATTTGGAACTTATGGGGTAGTAAGACCCAGAATAGATAAAAAATTAAGATTTTATTCAAATAATTTTGAAGATGTAGGAATAGTAGAGGTAGATCTGGAACATTTGATCTATGATGAGAAAGATAATTGGACAAACTACTCCAAAGGAGTGATAAAGGTCTTTAAAGACGGCGGATATAATTTTAAGACAGGTTTTGATATGTTGGTTTTTGGGAATATACCCAATGGGGCCGGGTTATCCTCATCTGCATCTTTGGAACTTTTGACATCTGTGATATTAAAGGGGCTTTATAATTTGGATATAGACATGATTGAGATGGTAAAGATGAGTCAGAAAGCTGAAAATGAATTTGTAGGTGTAAACTGTGGAATAATGGATCAATTTGCCATAGGGATGGGAGAAAAAGATCGGGCAATATTGCTAGACTGCAATACATTGGAATATATATACGCACCTGTAGAATTAGGAGATGCATCTATTATAATAGCCAACACAAATGTCAGGAGGGGGTTGGCTGACTCCAAGTACAACGAGAGAAGGGGAGAATGTGAAAGGTCTTTGGAGGAACTACAGATTAAATTAGATATAAAATCTTTAGGAGATCTGACTATAGAGGAATTTGAGGAAAATAAAGAGCTGATAAAAAATAAAATTGACAGAAAGAGAGCACGGCATGCAGTCTATGAAAATCAGAGAACAATTGAAGCTGTAAAGAAATTGAATAATGGAAATATCCAAAGGTTTGGGCAATTGATGAATGAATCTCATATCTCGTTAAGGGATGATTATGAGGTTACAGGAGTAGAGCTGGATACCATGGTTAGACTGGCATGGGGTGAAGAAGGTGTGATTGGAGCCAGGATGACAGGTGCAGGATTTGGAGGGTGTACGGTAAATATCGTAAAAAATGAAAACATAGATAGTTTTATAAAAAATGTCGGACAAAAATATAAGGATGAAATAGGCTTAACGGCAGACTTTTATGTTGCTAATATTGGTGATGGAGCCAGGGAACTAATCTAA
- the galT gene encoding UDP-glucose--hexose-1-phosphate uridylyltransferase produces the protein MTDINYEIERLLQYGIQKKLLDKMDLVYTRNSILEVLEIDEFKGVEMKNETLENPVEILENILDWAAENNRLAENTVTYRDLLDTRLMGCLMPRPSEVVKEFYKNLEKNGVEYATENYYAMSKASNYIRTERTAKNMHWYSPTEYGDLEITVNLSKPEKDPKVIAAAKHMKSSSYPKCVLCKENEGYRGRLNHPARQNHRIIPLDLTGEEWFLQYSPYVYYNEHSIIFSEEHRPMKISKVSFMRLLEFVEKFPHYFIGSNADLPIVGGSILSHDHFQGGNHEFAMAKAPVEKKVKFKKYPNIEGGIVKWPMSVIRLSSENSSELAELADEILHTWRNYSDEEIGIFADTGDEPHNTVTPIVRKRGEIFELDIVLRNNRTSDEHPLGIFHPHREVHNIKKENIGLIEVMGLAVLPGRLKEELAILEEVLLKDNYIEEIEKNKKIKKHLSWAKKIKEKYNNLTLDSVKKVLHEEVGLVFSKVLEDAGVYKRDGEGQGAFMKFIKIFC, from the coding sequence TTGACAGATATAAATTATGAGATAGAGCGTCTCCTGCAATATGGGATACAGAAAAAATTATTGGATAAGATGGATCTGGTTTATACCAGGAATTCTATCTTGGAAGTATTGGAGATAGATGAGTTTAAAGGTGTAGAAATGAAAAATGAAACTCTAGAGAATCCGGTGGAAATCCTGGAAAATATACTGGATTGGGCAGCTGAAAATAATAGACTGGCAGAAAATACAGTGACCTATAGAGATCTTTTGGATACTAGATTAATGGGGTGCTTGATGCCCAGGCCATCTGAAGTAGTAAAAGAATTTTATAAAAATTTAGAAAAAAACGGGGTAGAATATGCCACTGAAAATTATTATGCAATGTCCAAGGCATCTAACTATATAAGGACTGAAAGGACAGCAAAAAATATGCATTGGTATTCCCCTACAGAATATGGAGATTTAGAGATAACTGTAAATTTGTCTAAACCGGAAAAAGATCCTAAAGTCATAGCGGCTGCAAAACATATGAAAAGCAGTTCCTATCCGAAGTGTGTGTTGTGTAAAGAAAATGAAGGATACAGAGGGCGATTGAACCACCCTGCCAGGCAGAATCATAGGATAATACCCTTGGACTTAACCGGTGAAGAATGGTTTTTACAGTATTCTCCTTATGTTTACTACAATGAGCACAGTATCATATTTTCAGAAGAACACAGACCCATGAAAATTTCAAAGGTTAGCTTTATGAGACTGCTAGAATTTGTAGAGAAGTTTCCTCATTACTTTATAGGATCCAATGCGGACCTGCCTATTGTAGGGGGATCTATCCTCTCTCACGATCACTTCCAAGGAGGGAATCATGAGTTTGCTATGGCTAAGGCTCCAGTAGAAAAAAAGGTTAAATTTAAAAAATACCCAAATATAGAGGGAGGGATAGTAAAATGGCCTATGTCAGTAATAAGACTTTCTTCTGAAAACAGTTCAGAATTAGCAGAATTAGCAGATGAGATACTTCATACTTGGAGAAATTATTCAGATGAAGAAATAGGTATATTTGCTGATACCGGAGATGAGCCCCATAACACAGTAACTCCCATTGTCAGAAAGAGGGGTGAAATATTTGAATTAGATATTGTTTTGAGAAACAACAGGACATCAGATGAACATCCATTGGGGATATTTCATCCCCATAGAGAGGTGCATAATATAAAGAAGGAAAATATAGGTCTTATAGAGGTCATGGGATTGGCGGTACTTCCAGGGAGGCTTAAGGAAGAGCTGGCTATATTAGAGGAAGTCCTTTTAAAGGATAATTATATAGAGGAGATAGAGAAAAATAAAAAAATAAAAAAACATCTGAGTTGGGCAAAGAAAATTAAAGAAAAATATAATAATCTTACTTTAGATAGTGTGAAGAAAGTTTTACACGAAGAAGTAGGTTTGGTATTTTCTAAGGTATTAGAAGATGCAGGGGTGTATAAAAGGGATGGAGAAGGGCAGGGAGCCTTTATGAAATTTATAAAAATATTCTGCTAA
- a CDS encoding galactose mutarotase, which translates to MKILKTKFGVLKTGEEVFKYILENDRLEIGILNYGGIITEIFMSDRDGRKENVVLGYDNIRDYEEKSPYFGAITGRIAGRIEGGSFELKGVRYNLAVNNGKNNLHGGIKGLDKRVWDVFEVENGIELSYTSPHMEEGFPGEVKFKVKYTLIEDTLEISYLGTPDRDTILNLTNHTYFNLSGDCQEDILNHELYIEADRIPFLDENSIPHGQTFNLTGTPFNFKTPKKIGKDIDSNNFQLRSARGYDHPFILRKEKEMEVYIVHEKTGRKLEVYTDQKAVVVYTGNYLGDNQGKLSCGVTARPRLGVCLETQDLPNHINVEEFKTTVYTPDNPYRAVTRYVFTKS; encoded by the coding sequence ATGAAAATATTAAAAACAAAATTTGGGGTTCTAAAAACAGGGGAAGAAGTTTTTAAATATATATTAGAAAACGACAGGCTGGAAATCGGTATATTAAACTATGGAGGAATAATAACTGAAATTTTCATGTCTGACAGGGATGGGAGAAAAGAAAATGTAGTTTTAGGGTACGATAATATTAGAGACTATGAGGAGAAATCTCCCTATTTTGGAGCTATCACAGGGAGGATAGCAGGCAGAATAGAAGGGGGGAGTTTTGAATTAAAAGGAGTTCGATATAATTTAGCTGTAAATAATGGAAAAAATAACCTCCATGGGGGGATAAAAGGCTTAGATAAGAGGGTTTGGGATGTTTTTGAGGTAGAAAACGGAATAGAGCTGTCCTATACAAGTCCCCATATGGAAGAGGGATTTCCCGGAGAAGTAAAATTCAAGGTAAAGTATACATTGATAGAAGATACACTGGAGATATCCTACTTAGGGACTCCTGACAGAGATACCATCTTAAATCTCACTAATCATACTTATTTTAACCTTTCGGGAGATTGCCAGGAGGATATACTTAACCATGAGTTGTATATAGAAGCCGACAGGATTCCGTTTTTAGATGAAAATTCTATTCCCCATGGACAGACTTTTAACCTGACGGGAACACCATTTAATTTTAAAACTCCTAAAAAAATAGGAAAAGACATAGATTCAAATAATTTTCAATTGAGATCTGCCAGGGGATATGATCATCCATTTATTTTAAGAAAAGAAAAAGAAATGGAAGTATATATAGTTCATGAAAAAACAGGCAGGAAGTTAGAGGTATATACAGACCAAAAAGCAGTAGTTGTATATACAGGAAATTATCTGGGAGATAATCAGGGAAAACTATCTTGTGGTGTCACAGCTAGACCCAGATTAGGAGTATGTCTTGAAACTCAGGACCTGCCAAATCATATCAATGTAGAGGAATTTAAAACCACTGTCTATACACCGGATAATCCATATAGAGCTGTAACGAGATATGTATTTACCAAGAGTTAA